A DNA window from uncultured Methanoregula sp. contains the following coding sequences:
- a CDS encoding formylmethanofuran dehydrogenase subunit A encodes MSEYIIKNGCVFDPVQGIKGDKKDIAIKDGKIVDKVGSGAKVIDASGKTVMAGAVEIHSHIAGPKVNLGRIYRPEDKLFSCTPTKGMERMGGGASIPTTFKTGYEYAKMGYTTAMEAAMPPLFSRHVHEEIRDTPIIDEGAFPVFGNNWFVLEYLKNQEVENTAAYIAWLLKVTKGYAVKVVNPGGTEAWAWGLNCLTVNDPVPYFDITPAEIVKGLIEANEYLGLPHSMHIHPNNLGNPGCYQTTLDTLKLAEGFKAKNKFGREQVLHLTHSQFHSYKGTNWGDFESGAKEITDYVNKNKNITIDTGNVTLDETTTMTADGPFEHHLTGLNHLKWANCDVELETAAGVVPYIYSPSISVCAIQWAIGLEIPLMMKDPMRCYITTDHPNAGPFTRYPRVIKWLMSKKARDAQIDAFKHKDKVLSQTSIGSLDKEISLYELAQMTRAGPAKSLGLSAICGGLKPGMDADVAVYNFNPDKPVANPDDIETAFSRCAAVFKSGVQVVSNGEIVSNGHKRTLWVNVKAKENPQVMRDIAEKFVKYYSMTQNNYEALGHHFVPNPYALEVDATN; translated from the coding sequence ATGTCTGAATATATCATCAAGAACGGATGTGTCTTTGACCCGGTCCAGGGTATCAAGGGCGACAAGAAAGATATCGCAATAAAAGACGGCAAGATTGTCGACAAGGTCGGATCCGGTGCAAAGGTTATCGACGCCTCCGGAAAGACAGTCATGGCAGGCGCAGTCGAGATCCACTCTCACATCGCCGGGCCCAAGGTCAACCTCGGCCGCATCTACCGGCCCGAGGACAAGCTCTTCAGCTGCACGCCCACAAAAGGCATGGAGCGGATGGGCGGCGGGGCCTCGATCCCGACAACGTTCAAGACCGGCTACGAGTATGCCAAGATGGGCTACACAACGGCAATGGAAGCCGCCATGCCCCCGCTCTTCTCCCGCCACGTGCACGAGGAGATCCGCGACACCCCCATCATCGACGAGGGCGCATTCCCGGTCTTCGGGAACAACTGGTTCGTACTCGAATACTTAAAGAACCAGGAAGTCGAGAACACCGCAGCCTACATCGCCTGGCTCCTCAAGGTAACGAAGGGCTACGCCGTCAAGGTCGTCAACCCCGGTGGCACGGAAGCCTGGGCCTGGGGACTGAACTGTCTCACGGTCAACGACCCGGTCCCGTACTTCGATATCACCCCTGCCGAGATTGTCAAGGGTTTGATCGAGGCAAACGAGTACCTCGGCCTCCCGCACTCGATGCACATCCACCCCAACAACCTCGGGAACCCCGGATGCTACCAGACAACCCTCGACACCTTAAAACTCGCAGAGGGATTCAAGGCCAAGAACAAGTTCGGCCGCGAGCAGGTCCTGCACCTCACCCACTCCCAGTTCCACTCCTACAAGGGAACCAACTGGGGCGACTTCGAGTCCGGCGCCAAGGAGATCACCGACTACGTGAACAAGAACAAGAACATCACCATCGATACCGGGAACGTCACCCTTGACGAGACGACCACGATGACTGCCGACGGCCCGTTCGAGCACCACCTCACCGGCCTCAATCACCTGAAGTGGGCCAACTGCGATGTCGAGCTTGAGACCGCAGCCGGTGTCGTGCCGTACATCTACAGCCCGTCCATCTCGGTCTGCGCAATCCAGTGGGCAATCGGTCTTGAGATCCCGTTGATGATGAAGGACCCGATGCGCTGCTACATCACCACCGACCACCCGAACGCAGGACCGTTCACCCGGTACCCCCGCGTCATCAAGTGGCTCATGAGCAAGAAGGCCCGCGACGCACAGATCGATGCCTTCAAGCACAAGGACAAGGTCCTCTCCCAGACCAGCATCGGCAGCCTGGACAAGGAGATCTCGCTCTACGAGCTCGCCCAGATGACCCGCGCCGGCCCGGCCAAGTCCCTGGGTCTCTCCGCAATCTGCGGCGGCCTGAAACCCGGCATGGATGCCGACGTAGCAGTCTACAACTTCAACCCCGACAAGCCGGTTGCAAACCCGGACGACATCGAGACCGCATTCAGCCGCTGTGCAGCGGTCTTCAAGAGCGGCGTGCAGGTTGTCAGCAATGGCGAGATCGTGAGTAACGGCCACAAGCGCACGCTCTGGGTCAATGTCAAGGCGAAAGAGAACCCGCAGGTCATGCGCGACATTGCCGAGAAGTTCGTCAAGTACTACAGCATGACGCAGAACAACTACGAGGCGCTCGGGCACCACTTTGTCCCGAACCCGTACGCCCTTGAGGTGGATGCAACCAACTGA